tattttagaaagatgactCTCGCAGATGGATTAGTTCTGGCAGACTAGTTCGGACGGTATGGAAATCTATCTAGGTAAGGAGTCTAGAAAATCTAAATAAGACAGAAACAGATGCTCAGGAAAGACTTAAAAGGCCATTTTTAGGTAAACAAGATACGGATGCAGAAACAGCAGTGTCCAGGAGCACTTCCTGAGgttatggaaatgttctgtacctgggctgtccaacatggtagccactagtcacctgtggctattgagcacttaaaatgtggccaGTGAGATTGAGGACTGAATTTTAAgctgaatttaaataaatataaatagctatgggaattccctggcagtgcagtggttaggactcagtgctttcactgctggggcccaggttcaatccctggtcagggaactgagatcctgcaagccaagcGGCATGGccagaaacaaccaaaaaaaatctctttctctctctctctctctctctctctctatatatggctacatgtggctggtggctcccacactggacagcacagctctagaaGGATTTCCAGGTTTCTGCCTTGAACAGCTCATGAGGTCCATGAGGACAGCAGTCCCCAAGGTGGGCTGCTTTTACATGTGTGGAGTCTGAGGGCTTTGGAACAGCTGTCCAGGCCTAGCCCGCCCCTGGGTGCACTGCTCCTGTGCAGCCCGCTGCAGTGACAATCGGCCAGAATGAACCCCCTCGGACCCACCCGGGCGTGGCACACTGGGGCTGGGCTTTAAAGAAAGGACCTGGCTGCCACCTTGACCCTAGGGTGAGGGCTCTACAGTTAGAAAGATCTGATGCCTTATAAAGGGGGAGAGACTGCAAGCCCCTTCCTTCCAACCACGGTGGAGGCGGGTACTCTTTTGCAGCCCTCCTCCTCGTCAGTTCGGCCTCGCTGGGGTGTGGCTGCCGAGTCAGTGGCTGGCACTCCTTTGGAAAAGTCAgactttttccacttctttctttACTCCCCCCGAATCACTCGTGTGTTGGGAAAAGTATACTTGTGAAGAAACGCTATAGGCCTTCCAGGGGCCCCCTCCAGCCTAGCCCCTGGCTCTGTCCTCCCCAGATGCTGCTGGAGAAGCTGAATGGCACGGTACCCTGCCTGCTGGACACCAGCACCATCCCTGCCGAGGAGCTGACCATGAGCACCTCGCGCTCAGCGGCCAACTCTGGCCTGAGTGAGAGCCTGgcccccagcagccccaggacctcCAATGGCGACACGCCATCCCACCCCTATCACCGCACCTTCTCACCCCACTTCCACCACTTTGTGGAGCAGTGCCTTCAGCGTAACCCGGATGTAAGGTATATCTGCTGGGCTGGGAGTGGGCTTTGTGGGGAGCCCAGGGGGCTCTGGAGTGCAAGGCCGGGCTCGAGAGGATGCATCTGTCCTGTAAAAGTCTGGGTTCCTGGGAGGAGTCCAGAGCCCCCTCGGCAGGAGGGATCAGCCCAGGGTTTGCTAGGAAGCCAGCCTGGGTAGCTCTGGCTGTTGTTTCTTGGTGAgcggagggaaggagagggggcaCTTGAGGGTAAGGTAGAAGCAGCAGGATTTGGGAAACCCGGGGCACAGGGCTGATGCtggtctctcctccccttcctctacAGACCAAGTGCCAGCACCCTCCTGAACCATTCTTTCTTCAAGCAGGTACAGTAGCACTTTCCCAAGGCTCCCTGGTGGTTTTTCTTGCCTGTGGTTCCAACCACCCTCAGTCCCCTTAGCTTTGGGGTCTTTAGAtagtctctcctcctcccttcaaATCAGAGAAATGACCGTGTTTCCAAAGCCCCTTAAAGGCGCTGCTCCTTCCTCCCATAGAGACTCTTGGCTCCAACAGCCCATCTGTCCCTGGGCCGTGGTCCCTTGCCCCATGATGTCCTGAGACTCAAAGCAACAGGAtccacccccaactctctctcctcccccagatCAAGCGACGTGCCTCAGAGGCTTTGCCTGAGTTACTTCGTCCTGTCACCCCCATCACCAATTTTGAAGGCAGCCAGTCTCAGGATCACAGTGGAATCTTTGGCCTGGTAACAAACCTGGAAGAGCTGGAGGTGGACGACTGGGAGTTCTGAGCCTCTGAAGAAGGTGCACATTCTCCATCCCGGGCTGTGTGAGCCTCCGGGACCCTTCCTGAGGGCTGGCTGCATTCCCACCCTCCTGGGGGCAGACTGAGCAGAAGGGACATTTCTGCCAGGAGAGTTGGCTGCTTACTGACTGGGAAAGAAATTCCtggaaggaaacttttttttttttttactgctccaAAGGCTTTTGAGACACGAGGGAATCCCAACAACCAGGGATCGGTAGGGGCCTGAAAGCTGACATTCCCAGTCCTGTGAGCTCAGGTGACCTGACCTCTTCAGAAGGAATAGATGCTGTTCTGGTTGTGGCGGCTGAAGTCCAAGGCCAGGGTTTGACTCACCCGCCCAGGGAACTGTGCGACTTCTTCCCACTCTGGCTCTCCTACCAGCCTAGTTGCGTCCTTCTCCCCTGCTCTCAGATCCTATAGGTCCAGAGGGGCAAGCAATAAGACTCCCCTCCCCTCAGACCTCTCCCTAATAACTGAAGGCAAGGGTATTGTCTCTTTATAAGCACTAGGTTAAGGCTAGGGCAATCCATCCTTCTCCCCCTTTTTGCTTGGGCCCTGACACCTGAAACCATCCCTTGGTTCATCTTTGTAGCTCATTCCTTTCCCACGAAGAGTCCGTCTTACCGACTCCTGCCGGCCGCCTTGGTGCTTCCTCCAAGGGCCATAATGTTTTGCCTAGCCTGAGGGCCTGAGTCCTTATGCCATGTTAGTTTCATTGCCAGAACAAATTAAAAGTTCCAGAGAATCCACTGGAGAGTGACATTGTTGTGTGTTGGCCACGCAGGCTTGGACATGAGTCATTCCACCCCGGGTTCTGCCATCTGAGAGTGGTCCCACAAGTGCTTGTGGAAGCACAGCGGTGACTTCCTTCGTTAGCTAGACAGCCTCACAGcacacatttcttttaaaacccGTAATGGATTTGTCTCTTAACTATCTAACGTTGAGACTATTAATTTTAGCCTGTGGCCATCAAACTGCTTTGGGGCTGGAAAGGTCTGAGTGCTGGAGACCGGCCGCTCTGCAGGACCACTTCTGGGCCACTGGAGCCCAGGCAGAAGAGGCTCACTTTTGTCAGGAAAGGAGGTGGACGGGGTTGTTCTGGAACAGGACTCCGTGTCTCCTCACCGTTGGGACTCATACTCAAAGAGCAGGTAACCTAAGACCCGGCCCGGCCCTTCCTGTCGTCCTGGCTGGCAGCCAGGGAGTCCGGGCCAGGCGATGAGCCTCACCTCGGGCTCCTGCACGCGCCCCGCAGCCGGGCCCCTTCCCCCACCGGTCTCTCGGGAGGGGTGCCCCTCTCTAGCCTGGGTACTTCAAATGTCAGATCAAGGAAgtgcccctccctcttccctgtaGCTGCTTTAACCCGTCAAATGCCCTCACTTTCCCTTTCCTCAGAAATTGTAAcatcagttttaaaaagaaaaatagaaaacctcTTCCCGTGGGCAGTTACAGGGGTTGAGGGGAAGGGACTCGTACCAGCCCGGAGGGCGTGGGGAGACCTGAAGCGGAGGGAGTGAGCAGGCCAGGTCACATTTATTTCCAACCCTCTTGCCagctcgtttttttttttaaaccgcaAGTTCCCTTTTCTTAACACCCTCGGCAGCTTGTTTTTTCCCTCTCATCTGCTTGCTCCACCTTGCTCCACCTTGCTGTTGGCGCCCCAAGGGCTGATTCTGTGAGGCAGAATCCTGGGCAGGGCAAGGGGGCCTGAGGCGCCAGCCAAGCGCTGCTCCTTGCACCTCCGAGGGCTTCACGTCTCTTGCATCACCACGGCCCCCTGTGAGCATCTGACGACAGGTGTGGAAGCTTGGCTGGTAAAGATGCCCATTAACAGTTTTAGAAGTTCTCACACACCCCATCCAGGGAGTTCGGGGGGCTGCAGCTCAACCCAAACGTAAATCTTCctccagagagggagggaggctgaggaGAAGAGTGAAGCACAGCCTGGGTGCCCTGAGCCAGCCAAGGgaacagctgggggctggggatgcCCGCGGCcccgctcgctcgctcgctcgctcgctcgctctcctGCCAGGTGAGTGCCATGAGCTGTTCTGTTCCTGACAAGCGTGTGGGCCTCGCTCTTGAGCCACTAGTTCTGTTCCTGCCATCGCATGGGAACAAGCTATGCTTAGGGCTGTGCTTCGTGAAACAGCTTCCAGCTGCGACAGGGAGGTGGCTTCCCTGTGCTCCCCGCAGAGCTGAGGCTCTACCCCACAAGTGAGTGATGCTCCTTGGGACCCTTAGTGCCGGAGCCCAGGCAGCCGGCTcggcctggggggcggggggcggggggggggggagtcagGAGGCCTGGCCTCTCACGCCAGCCCTGCCGCTCCAGCTTTGTTACTTGAACGAGTCACTTTGAATCATCAGGCCTCGCTCCCTGTGTCAAATGAGGTTTGGATGAACCCAGGTTTGCTTGTTCGAAGGATGGAGATCTCTTTCCCTGAACGGGGTGCCggcaggggctgggagcgggGGGGTGACGAAGCCCTCAAAACCCCTCCACAGAAGCGCTTTAGGACGGCAGCCTCTGGGCACCACAGCCGCAGGCTCCCTGTTTCCCTCTCTCCGGGGCGCCAAGGGCTGGTGGCCGAAGCTGACCGAACACGGAGACCCCAGGGCCCTCCTGCGGCGCGGGCCGGGCCTCGCAGCCTCGCGTGGCCGGACCGCGTGCCCGGCCGCCCCTGCCATCTTCCTCTGCGGCCGTGCGGGCGCGCGAGGCGCCCCTGGCGGCGGGAGGACTCGGCGCCCGAGGGGGCGTGGGAGCCGCACGGGGACGCTGGGCGGGCCTCCGGGGCGGCCCCCGCGGGTCCTTCGTGCCGCAGGGCCCACGGAGCGGGGAAATGGAGGCAGCGAAAGGCCCAGGCGCGCCGGGTTATCTTTTCCGCCGCGAGGGCCTCGTCGGGAGCGCCATTTGTCCCGCGACCCCAGTCATCTCCACCTGGACTCGCCCCTGCCCCGAGGCCTGCGGCGCGGGTCCTCCAGCTCCGGTCCCTGCCTCTGTCCGGAGCGGGCCGACGGGGCGGCCGGTTTCGCGAGGACGGTGAGCGCGAAGCCCGAGGGGCGGTGCGGAGCGCTGGGAGAGCGGGGTGGGCGCGGAGGGCAGACAAAGGCGGGGGATGCCGAGCGAGGGGAAGACAAAGCGCAGAAAAGGGGTCGGTGGCGGCGCCGGGGCCCCGGAGGCGGCTCCGGGCGCGGCGGAGCCAATgggcgggcgcggggcgggggccggCGGGGGCGGCGCCGCAataaggcggcggcggcggccgccggGGCCGCTCGGGGACCACAGGCAGCGGCGGCAGCTCGCGCCCGCGCACTCCTCGCACCCGAGGCGTTCCCCGGAGGCCGACCCCCGCCCCGCGGCCCAGGCCGGGGCCCGGTGAGACCCGCGggcaggccaggggaggggccgGCATCACGCTCGCAATCCGGGCGGCCCAGGTGGGGGCTGTGGGCGCGAGGGCCGCCGCCCACGGGGTCCCGACGCCGAGCGCCTCAACCCGTCGCGCTCGCCCGTGGCCCCGAGGCCAGCGTCCGCCCTCCGGGTCCGGCCTCCAGACAGAGGCGGGGTCGAGGTCCCCTCGGCTGGACCCGCGGGAGTCCCGGGTCTGGGGTCCGGTACGCGGGATCGGGACTGAGGAGCGGGGCGCGCGGGCGGCGGCTCggccgggcggggcgggcggcTCAGCCCGCGAGCGCTGTCCAGGGGCTGGGTCGGCCGAGCGGGGAGCGCCCGGGCCCCCGCGCCTCGGCCCCGCGCTGGGTAGGGTCGGGCCGGGGTCAGGCCGGGGCAGCGGATTCTGGccgcgcccccccgcccccctcgggCCCGCCCTCTCCTGACCTCCCCTCGCGCCAGGCGGGGTCCCGGTCCGCGAAGTGCTCCGGCTGCTGCGcggagcccctcccccagccgctgCCAGCTAACTGTTCTTTCCCCGACACGTGGTTCCACTCAGGGACCCCTGCCCCCTGCGGGGCCGCGTGGGGGACGAGCgggccaagggggaggtgggtgagGGGCGGAAGTGGCAAGACCCAGAGCAACAGGAAATGACTTAGGGAAAGTCCCAACCACGGCCCCCCAGCCCCTTGCCTGtaaacaccccacccccaccctgcggGCTGGGGAAGGGCTTGTGGGGCCCTCTCAACCGACTTCCCCTTGCAGAACCCAGCGGGTGCCGCGGCTCCACACGGGGCCTCCATCGCCGCCAACGAGCCATGTTCCAGGCTGCAGGAGCCACCCAGGCCACCCCCTCCCACGTAGGTGATCAGCCGGGTGGGAGGGCACTCCATCCCCGCAGGTGTCTGGCCTGAGGGTGAAGGCGTGCCGAGCGGCGTGTTTGcctgtctcccttcccctcctcctgagTTTCCCTGGGATCTGGGCTGGTGATGGTCTGGGGCACTCCTCAGCTGACCCTGCCCCGCCTGCCCTCTCCCTCAGGAAGCCAAaggtggcagtggcagcagcgCGGTTCAGCGCTCCAAGGTAGGGCCCTGAGGCTGGGGTGTGCGGGAGGGCGGGCCGGTCGCTGGTCAGGCCCCTGATGGGGTCTCTCCCGGATCAGTCCTTCAGCCTTCGCGCCCAGGTGAAGGAGACCTGCTCTGCCTGCCAGAAGACCGTGTACCCCATGGAGCGGCTGGTGGCCGACAAGCTCATTTTCCACAACTCTTGCTTCTGCTGCAAGCACTGCCACACCAAGCTCAGGTGCGCCCTTGCCCTACCCCCGCCCTGGCCTTCCTGACCTGACCCGACCCGACTTGACGGCAGCTGTTCTGCTTCTACAGCCTGGGCAGCTACGCGGCGCTGCACGGGGAATTTTACTGCAAACCCCACTTTCAGCAGCTGTTTAAGAGCAAAGGCAACTACGACGAAGGCTTCGGCCGGAAGCAGCACAAGGAGCTCTGGGCCCACAAGGAGGTGGACCCCGGCACCGAGACAGCCTGAGGCCCCTCTCACCGtccactctctcctccctctgtcgAGGGCCTGGAGCaggcagggggcagggtgggagagAGGTTGGACCGGGCcctggtgggggcagggtgggaaagGGATGAGGCCGTCTTGCTCCGGCAGAGGGTCTTGGGGGCAGGGCTCTGCTCCGggatttcttccttctctctccgtGGGTGGGGGGGTTAGGGAACCAGGACTGGGCTTTGCTCACCAGCCCGCTTCCTGCTGCTTCCAGCctaccccacctcaccccacggCCCCCTGGGAAGGCCCCCCAACCCACCTTCCCTATCTAGGTGCCTTTTCTCCAGCAAGGAGTCAGCATGCCCCCCTCAGGGTCCCAAGCTCCCTCACTGCCACCCAGGGCCCTGTGTGGCCCCCACGTCTCCCCATCTACCTCTGCCCTTAGCCTGGTCCTGAGCCATGGAGACTGCAGGAAGGTGAGCCAGGGTGCCCCCTGCTGGGTCTCTCCAAATGCCCACCAGGacccagtgggggaggggagggaaagtggaagagccctgccctcccacccccacccccacccccaccccccaaggcgAGGCAGGGCATGCCCATTAGGGCTTGGGACCATCTCACACCACGGAAGCAGCAGAAGCTACAGCACCTGCCAGGCTGAGAGCCACAGAGACTGGTGGGGAGCTGGCAGGGTCACGTTTCCTTCTTCTCCCATTTCTGCAGGTTTTGACTGTTGTAATCAACCCTATTTTAAACATGTTTCAACAGATCCTGACTCTGTATTATGTGGCCTGATGGGGGGTTTTGTGGCAGGAGGGACACAGAGTCACCACACAGAAGTGAAGGGGGACAGGGTCAGCCCAAAGCACTCCTGGCCTTGTTGGTGGTGGGGGGCTGGTGGTGATGGGTGTCAGGGGAATGAATActgggcagcctgagaaaagggggTGTGCTTCCCAGCCAGGTCTTCATGCTGTCAAACCCAGAGTGTCTGATGACTGAACTCCACTTTGCACCTCAGTCTGTGTTGCTTAAGGTCAGGCCGTCAGTGGGTAATGGTGCTGTGCCTCGCTGCACTTCAGTATGTTGGGGTACAAGACAATCCTTTTGCTAAGTCCTTGTCTGAACCCCCTTTGCCCTGGAATTCAGGAAGGCCTGGTGGGAACCAGCAGATCCAGCGATTTGTATCAAAGGTCTCCTAGTCTCTGTGCCCTTTCCCCATctgtcctcttcctcctgcttttTCAAGCTCCAGGGAATGGGGCAGCCGTGGTCATCATCCCAAGCAGTCTAAGGAGAAACAGCTCGTCTGCTCTTCTGAGGGGACAACAGTTTACAACAGAGCAAACAAGGCAAGCTTGGAGGACCTAAGATttctgcccccccgcccccaccccagcaGAATACAGGCAGGATGTCTGGCTTGTCCTGCCCCAGACCCAACCATCCTGATTCCCCCCAACTGCCTGTGGACTTTGTGGATTGGTGGAACAAGAAGGCAGACTCCTGGGGGATTTGCTACCTCCACCCCATACACGTCCTTAAGTTCCTAAGTGACCTCATGCCCATAGAAcagggcagggagctgggccTCAAACTCCGATGGCAGGTGGGCAGGCCACTGTGCTATGTTGCCCCTGGAAATGGCAGAGCTAacagcaagcagagttggcaccCTGAGCCTGGGTCCTCAGAGCGTGAGGAGGGCTGCTGAGAGCCTCACTCGGGGCAGGTCCAACGTCTGTACCAGAGGCCTCAGACGGGGACAAGGATGGTCTTTCTCTGCTCCGAGCTAGGCAACAGCAGCAGATAGCCCTGGGGGAGCTATCAGAGAGGTGGCTCCTGGAGGTGCCCGATCCCTGCCCTGCAAGGATACGACTCAGGTGAGTCcttccctgggctgggaagaccaGTGGATGCCACAAGGGTCCTGGAAACTGAGCCGCATTGATACTTGGGTCAGGTGAGCTGACAGTGCCACCTCAGTAAGTCAGCTGTGGTAGAGCCACCCTCGGCAGAGCTCCGAGGAATGGGGGGAAGAGAGGGAGCCACTTCTGAGCTAGCAGTGGTACCAGCCAAGTCACACCATCCCGGGACCCCTCTTGGAGTCATTTCAAGTTCTCATCTGCTAAGGGAGGCAAGCTTGTTGCCAGGCGCCGTACCCAGCTTCTCCCAGGTAAACACCTattccctccaccccccagccaAAAGCACTGCCACAGGACCCCTTGGGTATAAATGATCCCTTTTATTATAAGTAATGCACGACACTGGCCTGGCTTTGCACTGCAAGCCCTCGGTCAAGGTATAGTCAAAGTAACTATGGCTGCAGGTTCTTCTGCACGATCCACAattcagacacagacacagagctggggtgggcaggaggggcaggagcGTGGTGGAGTGTGGACtgtccccagccctggcctctcCGCGTCGGGCTGGCCAAGGCTGACATACCCCACGGAATGATGAGCAAGTGGTGGCAGGCCCTTCCCACAGCCAGCCTGGGGCTGCTAGGAGACGGCCCTTCAGATCCTTTGGGCCGGGCCACCCTAGGCCCCACAACTTTTCATCtggattatttaataaaaaaacaataaattaaaattaagcaaCAGCTTGGTCCTGAGGATGCTGAGCCAGCATGTCCACAGTTTTTGGCACACCAAAAATCAGGGTCTTGGTTTTTTGGAGTGTAGGATTTGTTGGCTTGTTcgcaaattcatttttaaaaacattccctGTGCGGCAAGACCCCGGGGGGGTGGGGCTCTGTGAGAGCCTGAACCTGGGACACAGAGTCGTCTCATCTTGTCGGCACCGGCACCACGCCGTTTCCTGTTGGGGGtcagggactgggggtgggggtgtgggccCAAGAAGAGTGCTACAGCCATCAGGACGGGGTCGTGGAGAGGCCGAGCTGCCGCTCGGCAGCTTTGGTCGAGGCAAGGGGCCAGTCCCCACCCTGGGCAAGAGCCAAGGTGGAGGCAGGCAGGAGCACATGCTCACTGTCTTCAGAGCGCCCGGCTGGGGGTGCCTGACAGAGGCCCCTGGGGCAAGAAGGATGGAAACAGAGGGGCCCAGGCCCAACTGGCACCGTGCAACACACATTCCTGCAAAACCAgctgctttcattttctcttctctctcttgagGCGTCCATCACCTGTAACAGTCTAGAATTGATATATATAAAAACCATCAAATATGATCTGAGATATAAATTAACAAGTACAAGGCCTCACATTACATGATGTGAAAAGGCTAAAAACAGCGATAGAAACTACATTCATAAAAGTGCATCGTCAACATACAACGAAGGCTTTGGCTTGTTCTGGTGCCCGTGGGGAAGTGGGCAAGGCTGGCAATGAGCTGCCTGGCGCTAATCCCCAGCTCCTTGGAGACACCCATCCCTGggcactggctttttttttttttttttcctttaatgacaACTCCCAAGGAAACTGGGTGTTGAGAGGGAGGAGCTCTAGCAATAGGCACATTTTTGGAGGGGAGGGGCCGGAAGAAAGGACCAGCGCCCAGGCTGAGGTAAATAAGGCCAACTCTAAGCTGCTTGGAGATACTGGCTCCCTGACCCCTGCTGCCATTCCTCCCCCATAGGAGCAACAAGGGAAAGAGGCTGAGACCTCATGGGGATGAGCAAGGCTGGCCAAGGAGGAACAGAGCTTTGCAGTTTTGGACACGGTGGCATCAGAGAGAGCTCTGGCCTAGCGGGTCGTGACCCGCAGACAGCCTGCTACGACTCCCCCGGCTGCCCTGAACGGCCGGCTCAGGTGCCTTCACTGTGTTGTCCATCTTCCTTCTGCCCCAGGAGGGGAACAGGTGCCAGGCCAGGAGCACAAAGGCCATGACCTTCAGCTCTTTCCAATCTGGCCCAAGGCCCAAGCCCACAGCAGGGGTACTCAGAGCCCAGAGGGCACACGAAGTCTCCAGTTTAGAAACTGGGTACAGCATAAGAGTGACTCCAACTTGTAAAACAGAGACAATTGCATTGACAAAACTGGGTCTCCCGCTCAGTGGGGGCAGTTCCACATCTCAGGCCCCTGCttgagggtgggagggggtcagggtcagggtcatgGGGGCAGGCAGGACAGGCTCCTCCTTCCCTGAATAAGGCAGCATAACATTTGCTTCATTCATCTTTGGTAAAGGACAGGGACTGGCaaagctggcctggggctccagGGAGAGTGCAGCCCAGGCCTCCGCTTTCCATTGGCTGTGGGATGCTGGGCTTTACCTCAGGCTTGGCTGGGCTCATCCAGCCCAGAGATGCCCTGGCGGTCTCCAGACATGGGGAGGAGAAACAAAATAACACTCTGAATGAAAGTAACACTATTCAGACCCTCGTGTCCATCCTGTGCCCCCAGACTCTCTGGGGTCTGGTGCTGACTGCGGTGTCAGGACACAGTCCCGAGGGTGGGGCCCACGGCGCCTCGCACACTGTTGCTAGCCCCTTCCCCTCCAGGCTGAGCTTAGGACGCTGGAGCTTCAGGTCTGGCAGGCTGGGGGCTCCCAGTCCGTGAGGCTGCAGCCACCCTACCTGGCTCTGGGCCCCGGCAGCAGAAGGGCACAGACAACGCGGGCCGGACTGCAGCTCCGTGGCCCACAGCCTCGCCTGGGAGAAGCAGCAACTTCGCTGAGCCCCACAGCAGCCCCTCGCCTATGCAGCAGGGGGCGGCCAGCAACAGCGTGGCCTTGAGAGCTCAGTACACGAGCTGTGCAAAGTGGTGTGTGAGCAGCTCCTCGGCCGAAGGTCTCTGGCGGGCCTCCACAAAAATGCGCCTCAGGAAGTCCCGGCCGTGCTCAGAGATGTGGGAGGGCAGCTGAGGATTGGTGGGCTGGGTGGCAATCTTGAAAATGGCGGCCATGGCTTCATACTCTGCCCAAGGTGGTTTCTCTGTCAGCATCTCCACCACAGTGCAGCCCAGGCTCCTGGTGAGAGAACCCCAGTGTCACCCCCTCAACCTGCCCCAGGCTCCCAGCTGCCCTGCCCACTGTGGTGAAAGGAGGTGCCCTTCCCAGAACACACTGAGGCAGGATGGGCCAAGCTGAGGGTTGACACCCCTGTAGAGGGTCCCCAAGGCCAGGAGAGGCTTCAAAGCCCCGTCAGCTTCGTCCACGTGGGCTTCATCAACCTACACCCACCCAGATGCTTCTTGACACTGGGGAAGAGAACCACTTTAGCATGTTCAGAAAGAGCTCTGAGATAATGGTATTagttcctgttgctgctgtaacaaattaccacgaaCCTAGTGGCataaatttattatcattttggaGGTCGGAAGTCTAAAATGAgcctcactgggctaaagtcaacgTGTCAGTGGgatggttccttctggaggctctgaggggagAATCCATTACACTGCCTTTTCCAactcctagaggctgcctgcattccttggttcaTGGCCCCTGCCTTGCGTCACTCCAACCTCTTGTTTCCTTTGTCACATCTCTTACTGCCCACTCTGATATCCTGCCTTCCTTGTATAAGGACCTTTGTGCTTATACTGAGCCCATCTGGaaaatccaggatcatctccccatctcaaagttCTTAAATTAATCTGCAAAGGCCTTACtgtcatataaggtaacatttactAATCCCTTTGGCATTAGTACGTGGACATCTTCAGGGACCATTATGCATCCCACCACAGTAACATTCTAAGAGGAAGTGATGCTCTCACAACTTTCAGGCCCTTTCAGAGGATGGACATGAAGTTAGGTAGAGCAGATGCAAGCCACCTGAGCACTAGGAGGGAGC
This window of the Balaenoptera ricei isolate mBalRic1 chromosome 20, mBalRic1.hap2, whole genome shotgun sequence genome carries:
- the LIMD2 gene encoding LIM domain-containing protein 2 isoform X2, with the translated sequence MFQAAGATQATPSHEAKGGSGSSAVQRSKSFSLRAQVKETCSACQKTVYPMERLVADKLIFHNSCFCCKHCHTKLSLGSYAALHGEFYCKPHFQQLFKSKGNYDEGFGRKQHKELWAHKEVDPGTETA
- the LIMD2 gene encoding LIM domain-containing protein 2 isoform X1 encodes the protein MNPGLLVRRMEISFPERGAGRGWERGGDEALKTPPQKRFRTAASGHHSRRLPVSLSPGRQGLVAEADRTRRPQGPPAARAGPRSLAWPDRVPGRPCHLPLRPCGRARRPWRREDSAPEGAWEPHGDAGRASGAAPAGPSCRRAHGAGKWRQRKAQARRVIFSAARASSGAPFVPRPQSSPPGLAPAPRPAARVLQLRSLPLSGAGRRGGRFREDEPSGCRGSTRGLHRRQRAMFQAAGATQATPSHEAKGGSGSSAVQRSKSFSLRAQVKETCSACQKTVYPMERLVADKLIFHNSCFCCKHCHTKLSLGSYAALHGEFYCKPHFQQLFKSKGNYDEGFGRKQHKELWAHKEVDPGTETA